TCGCCGCGGTGGGGGCGCTGCGGGACGAGCTGGCCCGGGTGGACCGGGTGGCCGAGGTGACCTCCATGCTGGACGTCCCCCTCATCGAGAGCCCGCCGGTGACCCTGCGAGAGATCCAGGAAGGGGTGCAGACCCTCACCAGCCCGCAGACGGATCGCGAGATGGCGGCCCGGGAGCTGCGCACCAGCCCCCTGTACAAGAACCTGCTGATGAGCGAGGACGGCACCACCACCGCCCTCCAGGTGACCTTCGAGCGCGATGAGCGCTACCGCGCCCTGCTGGAGGCAAGGGACGACCTGCGCATGAAGCGTATGGAAGAGGGGCTCACGGCGGACGAAGAGGTGGAACTGGAACGGGCATCCGAGGCCTTCGCCGATTACAAGGCCCGCTACCAGGAGCGCGAACAGGCCACCATCGCCGCCGTGCGGGAGGTGCTGGAGCGCTATCGCGACGGCGCCGACATCCACCTCGGGGGCGTGCCCATGATCGTCTCCGACATGATCGATTTCGTGGAGAACGACATCCGGGTGTTCGGCATCGGCGTGTTCTGCTTCATCGTGGCCCTGCTGGCCGTGGCCTTCAAACGCGTGCGCTGGGTCCTCATCCCCATGGTGATATGCGCCGCCGCCGGCATCGCCATGGCGGGCTGGCTGGGGCTCGCGGAATGGCGGGTCACCGTGGTGTCGTCCAATTTCATCTCCCTGCTGCTCATCATCACCCTGTCCCTCACGGTGCACCTGGTGGTGCGCTTCGAGGAACTCCACCACGAGGCCCCGGCGGACGATCACGACAGCAAGATAGCCGCCACCATGCGTTCCAAGCTGGTGCCATCATTCTTCACCGCCCTGACCACCATGGTGGCCTTCGGCTCCCTGGTCTTCAGCGCCATCCGTCCGGTCATGGACTTCGGCTGGATGATGGTGGCGGGGGTGGCCATGGCCTTCGTGCTGTCCTTCCTGCTGTTCCCCGCCCTGGTGGCCATGCTGCCGCCCCGGGACCCGGTGCGCCGCCGGGTGGATGTCACGGGCGCCGTCACCCGCGCCTTCGCCGGTCTCATCGAGCACCGCCGGGTGGGGACCCTGGTGCTCTACGGCCTGGTGTTCGCCGTGAGCGTGGCGGGCATCACCCGCCTCACGGTGGAGAACAGCTTCATCGATTATTTCAAGGACACCACCGAGATCCACCAGGGCATGCTGCTCATCGACCGCAAGCTGGGGGGCACCACCCCCCTGGACGTGGTCCTCGACCCCGATGAGGACTTCCAGGAATACCAGCAGGAGATGGCGGCAGAGGACGTGGCCTACGGTGGCGGCGGCGAGGCGGGGCTCTCCGGCGACAGCTTCTGGTTCAACACCTTCACCCTCGAGGACGTGACCCGGGTCCACGAGTACCTGGACAGCCTGGACGAGACGGGTAAGGTGCTGTCGTTGCACACCACCATGGCCATGCTCACCAAGCTCAATGATGACCAGCGCCTGGACAACCTCACCCTGGCGGTGATGCACAAACGCCTGCCGGAGGACGTCAAGACCACTCTCTTCGACCCCTACATGAGCGACGACGGCAACCAGGTGCGCTTCGGCGTGCGCATCATCGACTCCGACCCGGACCTGGAGCGGGACGAACTCCTGACCCGCATTCGCGCCGGCCTGGAGGAGTTGGGATTCGAGCCCGGCCAGATCAACATCACCGGCATGGTGGTGCTCTACAACAACGTGCTTCAGAGCCTGTTCCAGTCCCAGATCATGACCCTGTCCGTGGTGTTCGCGGCCATCCTCCTGATGCTGCTGGCGCTGTTCCGCAACCTGCGCCTGGCGGTGGTGGGGGTGATGCCCACGGTGGTGGCCGCGGCCCTCATCCTCGGCCTCATGGGCTGGACGGGGATCCCCCTGGACATCATGACCATCACCATCGCCGCCATCACCGTGGGCATCGGCGTGGACGACACCATCCACTACCTTCACCGCATGCGCGAGGAGTACGCCGTGGACGGCGACTACCGGGCCGCCATCCGCCGCTCCCATGCCAGCGTCGGGCGGGCCATCTACTACACCTCCATCACCATCACCCTGGGTTTCTCCATCCTGGTGCTGTCCAACTTCATCCCCACCATCTACTTCGGCCTGCTCACGGGGCTGGCCATGATCATCGCCCTGGTGGCCAACCTCACCCTGCTGCCCCTGCTGGTGGCCCTGGTGCGGCCCTTCAAGGGGGACGGGCAAGGCCGCCCGGTGACGGCCTGACGGACGGGCTGTCCTTGCGGTGGGACAGGTCTGATGCTAAATACCGGCTAAGTTTTATGGCTCGTAAGAATAGTTTGTGGGTGTAGAGAGAAGAATTTCCTCTCGCCAAGAACGCCAAGAACGCCAAGAAATTGGGCCAAGGGATTACGAGCATGACGGGAGACCCGATTGGGAGGCTTCCAGGTTGAAAACCAAGTCTCGATTCCAATCGAGCACTAAAGCACTAAGACGTCCAATTCGGCGAGGCGCTCATGGAGCACGGCATCACCCGCATGGTCAATCGGCTGGAAGACACCGCTGTTCCCTTGGCGTTCTTGGCGATCTTGGCGAGAGCCTGTTGTTCGTGGCGGAAAAACCAACCTGAAGGTGCACCACGCCGCCAGCCTTTGTTTTGCATATCATCTACTTGGCGCTCGCCGCGAGCGAAATTTTCACCCACGGATTCTGCGGACGAGCCAGCTTTTATAAGTCAATTCAGGCGTCCCCGGCAGGTGAGGGCGAAGCGCTGATCCGGGGCCGCCAGCGAGCACGTATTTATAAAATGACCATCAACCACGCGAAGGTATCCTCCGGCATCCGGGGCCTCGACACCATCCTCGATGGCGGCTACCCGGCCGGTACCGCCGCCCTGCTCACGGGCGGGCCCGGATCCGGCAAGACCGTGTTCGGCCTGTCCTTCATCCATGGCGCCCT
The Gammaproteobacteria bacterium DNA segment above includes these coding regions:
- a CDS encoding MMPL family transporter, which translates into the protein MRATLYSLYFGLVLRRPVVALLMVGLFILAAAWFARDFKLDASADSLLLENDADLRYYREIRERYGSDDFLFVTYTPHGDMFSDATLAAVGALRDELARVDRVAEVTSMLDVPLIESPPVTLREIQEGVQTLTSPQTDREMAARELRTSPLYKNLLMSEDGTTTALQVTFERDERYRALLEARDDLRMKRMEEGLTADEEVELERASEAFADYKARYQEREQATIAAVREVLERYRDGADIHLGGVPMIVSDMIDFVENDIRVFGIGVFCFIVALLAVAFKRVRWVLIPMVICAAAGIAMAGWLGLAEWRVTVVSSNFISLLLIITLSLTVHLVVRFEELHHEAPADDHDSKIAATMRSKLVPSFFTALTTMVAFGSLVFSAIRPVMDFGWMMVAGVAMAFVLSFLLFPALVAMLPPRDPVRRRVDVTGAVTRAFAGLIEHRRVGTLVLYGLVFAVSVAGITRLTVENSFIDYFKDTTEIHQGMLLIDRKLGGTTPLDVVLDPDEDFQEYQQEMAAEDVAYGGGGEAGLSGDSFWFNTFTLEDVTRVHEYLDSLDETGKVLSLHTTMAMLTKLNDDQRLDNLTLAVMHKRLPEDVKTTLFDPYMSDDGNQVRFGVRIIDSDPDLERDELLTRIRAGLEELGFEPGQINITGMVVLYNNVLQSLFQSQIMTLSVVFAAILLMLLALFRNLRLAVVGVMPTVVAAALILGLMGWTGIPLDIMTITIAAITVGIGVDDTIHYLHRMREEYAVDGDYRAAIRRSHASVGRAIYYTSITITLGFSILVLSNFIPTIYFGLLTGLAMIIALVANLTLLPLLVALVRPFKGDGQGRPVTA